The sequence below is a genomic window from Ischnura elegans chromosome 2, ioIscEleg1.1, whole genome shotgun sequence.
GTTCTCTCAAGGTTTTTTTAAGGGTCTCGCAGATTAATGATGTATTTATATTCTTCCACTGAGGCAAAAATTCTATCAAAATCATCCCTTCCCAGTCAAAACAtagatttcatgatttttttgcatgaaatttaggttctaaattttttttggaaaaaccaGATATCCGGAACGTTTGATAATTCCTCAACATAGTGTTGcaacttgccacctcgtggcaccactctccgagccttgttctgggatgagtagtaAGTTAACACAAGCTATGAACATACGCTAACGACCAAGGCAAGGACACGTAGGCACAAGAGCCTGCACGCATTTATaagttaattcattaaaaaaaatatagaagcatttgcacagaagaccagaaatccagaaacctttggtcccaagctttccggttttgaggtcctcaactgtacatcATATGAATCAACATATTTACATAAAAGTACATTGTACTCAATCACTTAATTCAGTCAGTTCACATAAGTTAATTCATCCAAATGTATTCTGGAAAAGAGCTACCACCTAAGAAGACAGTGCAAAGGTAAGAACCATTCAGCATGGTAAATATGGAGAGCCACCATCACTTAACAAAGCTATGTCCTAAATTTTCTCCCTTAAACTTTGGCAAAAAATGATTACTAGGGTTCAAGGAAAAGGTGGAAAATAGGGAATATATTCTGATGGAGTTATTCACGGAAAAGAcacaatttctgaaaaaaaatcactcagtACAGTGATCTTGGTAGCATTTCTATCTGCAAAGCATACGTAATTTATTTGTAATGCAAAGATGATTTTCTGCAAATAACATAGTTGAATTTGAAGAGATGATTATGATAACTACTCATTAAAATGGTGATGCaggaattttgaaatgtttcgCAAACACACTTGTGCCCAACCAGTGGATCACAGGTGTCTGTGAGGGCCTGGGAAGAAGTCTGctggacaaataaaaattaactaatgaATGGAGATCTTGAACAAGATGTTTCAATTATAGGTGTCAAGCAATTCTTAACATGCTTCCatgtaattgatttaaattatctcttacaaggagacatcgccaaagtgacattcaggatctggatgcggatgttattttctgaaactaccgtaaaagcgcgtgtaagaggcacaccttttttcccagaaattgcagccgaaaatgagggtgcgcctcttacacaaacttcttatcttccccccctcccctttaccggtcgcaagtccaaggggaactgagtggccttggttttcagcgtgagtcagtcatctgaaaccctaggtcaaaaacaagcagcaggcaggggagtttctcccttagtgacatatttttaaaatgctcctgtttgcttttttgtAATCATAGCGCCGTCACGtcagtaccccagaggtgaacatggataAGATCACGCGGGgtttttgctccggagggcgcactaaatttactgccacgagtgggtatcccgcggcatttatactgcatatagtaatagcttatcaaacgtagagaaacgcgtagttttgaaggacatacctggttaatagtcaatatctgccttgccgagtaattttcattatgctgaggacctgatttttcaaaaatcatcttcagacgctaatatgaggattattgcaactgaaaattatattggtgtcaaaacctgcgctttaaaaaaattcgaacgagtgtgttcattgttggactaaattgtggataggAGAAATCAGAattgcttataagtgaagagcgcggaaggagaggtcgaggggaaggggCGCGATCTCTCCGTCATCgaagcaacgaggctacgagcgaaggagcaagggacgaacaTGTTCGATCTTGCATGTGtggtcgttgccttcaaagcgaaggggcgaaggcgcagcaatgtgatatacgcagtttgcgttgcctgaagtttccagtcggtctcgtcttgtttgaatgcacttatgctacgcttgtttcttcagaaattgtactgtttggactatttttaatattagtagccttgttgtaactataaatctttgtcaaaaacaattagagcttaaaaaacttaaattctgtcagatatgcgtcgtgttagatctctttcttttttttgaacctcgtgcgtgtcatacaattattgaaagctatcgagatatcttcgggctcagtagatgactcacctagcatttggcctccagaaactgggagatcgatcaaggtcagttggtgagacggggtagggatgaaacacgtttccattgttccccttttaacttgatattttcctgtggggtctcggaaaggaaaaaaaacggtagaggcattggctgatggagggccgagtgtgggtctcttctaatttttgaaatcactgttacattttatccccattcgttttatttagttacttcacACAAAAATCCGGGGAATTTGatcatcctcgccctagccattCCTCCCACAGCCTCTTTGTATACtcgtaatctcaagtctttcttctTAACAAATGAACACCATTGCCTATCCTCACATTAAGTTACTGACCCTAGCCagtttcccctcctacccttccagtacaatgatcctgctttccagcagcctacCCAAGCCGTTTTTGAGGTCTTCTTTGTTTAGCTTTCGCACCTGTTTTTACACAATTGGGCCTTGGTacctcattcagggattatcgagggtcagCTGTAGAGGAAGGGTTGTTGGGACGGTTGTCTTTGAAGGACgctagaaggcaggtcataagggaGGCATGGTGAGTGGAAGGATATTCTGTTGTAAGGATCAAGATTTGTTGGGAAGACAGTGGGTGGGCTGTGGATAAAATCTAATGGAGGAAAAGCCTtgtggaaatgatattttgaatagaAACGTTGAAGCCGGAAAATACCGGTGCTTCAGAAATGGAAAATAGACATTGAGAGTGGAGGCACACGCACCAAAAACTGGAGAACGATTTATGAATAGATGTCCAAActgatgcgaggcagaggtgtgcatgATGAGCACATTATACGGTAATTCACGCgtaagtaattatatacgtcctctaattctCGTGGTGAGGCACAATttggagtttcgtttaaaatccaaaaattgatattaaattaaaaaaaacaggaagtaactaaataaaacgaatggggataaaatttaaCAGtgctttcaaaaattagaagagagaaaaaatattgccgacactAGGACTCGAACTCGGGATACCCAATACAGGTTAGAGGACTAGCACCCTAGACCGCGCCGCCACAGCCGTAGTTATAGGTgacgattactcaagggatgtcatggtGCGCCAAagctttacatgcgaatatctctcaaacccgggcctatgtggaagaaagcagtgacactttttctaccttacctttatagtttcagaaaataacatccggatgtagatcctgaacatcactttggcgatgtctccttgttagttgTATTTCGGCTTAGGTATAGAGCTAAGTAAAAGTTACAATAGATGGGAGTATGATATGATTAATTCAATCTCACTTTGAGAGGTTCGCACACCTCTACAGGTTTGTAATGACAGCCCTAAtacaaaattcaataatttacaacAGAGGGGCAATTACTTAAAAATGAGCTATGGGAGGCAATGAGGAGACTTTCAAGGTGATGCAGTTAATCCAGGTTGTGACTAAGATGTTTTCAGGATATCCTTCATCTCATTTCAAAGAACCTGGAAGCAGAGAATTAGACCTGAATTCTCAGCTCTGTTTTGCAGGGGAAGCAAAATTTGTGGAGAGCAGTGAAGGGACAGCTGCCATGTATGTTAAATAGAGACTCTGGTATTTATTACCATTCCTATTCCCCAAAAGAAGAGAGTAGAGAAGGGTGAATATTTGTGGAGAATGGAACTGATTAAAAATGTATCCAAGTTATTGACATGAGTCATCTAAAGGAGAATAGAAGACAAAACAGAGGAGTTTCTGGATGAAGACCAAATTGGAGGACCAAGGGCACAACATGTTATATTGGCCCTGCAGCTGCTCATAGAAACATAATAGTCTGTCACTCAGGTCCATGTGAGCACCAGCAGTGTAGACCACAGCAGATTTCCTATCAGAAGACCAAATGTGAGGATGAATAATTGAGATAGGGTAACTGCTTATTCTAGCTGAAAGTAGACTCAGTACATCTATTAATTACTAGAAATCAGGTCAATAAAACTAGCTCCACTTGTAATGGTAAACAAAATGGCCAGGACCAGCTGATCTGAGGTATAGCCTACTTGTCCTACCAGCCCCATTTATTTTACGTCAATTTGAGGTGTCCAGGGCTTGAAATCTGTTGGTCCTCCTCAGTTTATCAAAGGAAAACAATATCTTATTTAGGTACATATATGATTTACAGGTATACAAACGTGGTTTTCTCATCTGAAATGCATATGCAGTCCACAAGACAAAATGTCTTCAaactttcttgattgaagctttcatGGCTTGACTTGCTTCAATAATAATTCGCGAGTATACATGTGTTTAACCAGATTTGGTCAGGCGTTTCACGGCCCACCGCTGGTTGCTTATCCATGGTGGCACTGACATAActgggggggatagatcccccaaagcctcagagatataaaagaaatattaaaaactattgccaAGTTTTAAGATATAATAACtgccccccaaagcatattccaagttacaCCACTTCATGGGGGTAATACTAGCTTATTTCCTATCATGTAAGCCAAGtgggaaaagtggaaagagaGAGGATGGTAGAAAAGGAAGGGGAAGTAGAGAATTTTGTAGATCATATAGCAAACTGCATATTTTCAGGCTGACATTCATTCCTGAAAATACATTCATTCCTCATAATTTTGATCATATCGCCTGTTGAGTTAAGGTACAGGATCCAATGGGTAGGTATCATTTGATTCAACTAGGGTGAACAACAAAGTTAACTTCAACAGAGCACTGTGAAGGTTCAAACCCCAACTCTTCCACAAAGCCATCAAAATTAAGATGAacaaatatcaaatgaaaaattttccaccaAACCTTTCTCATATGAAACCACACCACACTCAAAATAAACAGCTATTTGTGGCCATTGAAAAATCCACTTTAGCAAAGCCTAAAGACCTAAAGTTATACGGTTCATTATCCAGTATGAGTGAATGTCtaaacatttaaaattgcaaatgaatgtaaaaatgcaTCGCATTAAAGACCCAACTCGTGCCAATTTGGTTCGTGCAATCGCAAACTTTCTCCTCAGGTCTACCACAAATCGTTTATGCATTTGGACGTTAACTCGTATGGGTTAGTATACCAAGTAACCAGGCCTTGACTTATACTCACCCTTGCATTTTGGATTGAGGCAATAATGGGCACCATTCAGATACTCAAAGATATTCTGTGGTACTTCCTCAGACGTATAAGgtattgaatgaattttaatgattcTAGCAGCCAATTCAAGCATAGTTGGGGGATTGTGAGTCATGTCACGTACAAATCTAACAACCAATGGGTTGTCCCGCAAGCTCAGCTGTAGAGTAAAGAAAGTTGATGTAAAAGCTTGGCAGACTAAATTTCTCATAATACCACAAGAATCAAtttataacagcaaaaaaataagaaaacatttacAATACACAAATCACAATGCCTTTACCTCTGAAAGTCCTTTGAGGGCTATAATCTCTGAAGGGAGAGTCCTAAGTTGATTCTTATGAAGCAGCAAGGACTTCAGCAAATGCAGGTTAGCAATCGAGGATGGAAGACTCTCTAGCATGTTGTCACAAAGTACTAGAGAATGCAAATGTTGGAGTTCACCAACAGAAGCTGGTATTTCTACTAAACGATTACCACCTAAATAAAGGACCTGCAAACTAGATAATCACTTAGTTGTTTACTCACTGAATGGATGCAAACCATTTACCCAAGAGTTCACATGtttaatttaagaataaatgACCTACCTGTGTAACTTCCATATTTCTTGAGGAATTTCGGTCATTCTGTTTCCACCCAAAAACAAATACCTCAAGTTAGACAGTTCCAAAATTTGCTCAGGAAAAGCAGTAAGATTGTTACCACTTAAATTAAGTTCCATCAAAGATATGACATTTCCGAGCGATTTTGGGATGGAGTCACTCTCTAGAAGGTTGTTTTTTGCAATCAGTGAAGTCAATGGGCATTCACATAATGCCTCTGGTAGTCTAACCATACCGTTATTGCTGACATTTATCACTTTCACGTGCGAAAATCTAGAAATTATGACTGGAATGGTAATTAATTGATTGCTGGCTAGAAGAATTGCCTCTACATTTTCGAAGTGCCGTCTCTCATCCGAACAAAGTGCTTCCAAATTGTGTGCTAGCGTTTGAGAATCCAACATTAAATAGGACCAATCCAAAACCTTCTTCGGAAGAGCAACGGCATGGTATTCACTGTCACTATTGTCAGAGGAATATCCTTCCATGATTATTGGCTATCAATTTCATAcgtaatataaacattaaaaacagTGAGTCGCTCATTCACTGACACCGCGGTCCACCATTCTGACGGATGATGAAAGACCGTGATCCAGTTCCTGTATATAGGCCGTAATTTCAGCGATGGAATTACTGAAAGAGAGGTTGACACTGATTATTAATACATAGTCTACCTTCCCTTTAGTGCCAACGTAGTAAAAATATCTTgttgaatttataaattatttcacgaCGTAATTACGATAGTTATGATTGCGCAACATTTATGTCAATTACAACAAGGAAAATATAGCGTAGACGTTAAATTGTATATGCTGGCGAAGTCCAATCTCACGTAGTTACGGTAGTGACCACTAGGAAAACTCTTGGGAAAACTAGGTGctaccagagtcctctatattgccatataataactacgaagttgacatgacatgatgagagagtagtgttgagagagcaatctagaggactctgggtgCTACATACCGACGAGTCCTCTGGATTGCGTTATGATAACTAGTGGAGTTAAAGGACTGACGACGAAGGTGTGACTGACGACCCTGACGACAGTCGTCTCGAATCGAAATATTCGATCTCTCGTCGATCCCGATATATCGAGGTAAATATTGGAGGAATTGGCGCTATTTTATTAGTTTGAAAAGTTTGATATTGTTTTATTTCACCGGCAATGGCTGAAGCAAGTAATGAGTTAAATATCACCGATAAACATGATTTTACTGTGCCCGAATTGAGGCCGTTGCCACCAAAGGATGATAATGAGAGCTACTATGTGGGTAGCACGAAGAAAACCAGAATTAAGAAAAAGGGCAAGACGTATTCTCTCCTTTCGCCTGCTCAAAGTTAGTATTTATGTCAGGTATTTATGCATCTATGCATTATCTTTTCTTTTGGCATCACGAGAACTAATTGCATGCTGTAGTGTTACATGCCATGGCGTATGTAAACGGTAAGTTGTTGCAAGCTTGTATCCGCTGGTGAAACCGTTCTATCACTCCTTTATGATTTCAAGATCAATGTTCGATTTTTCCTTGATGTACGTTAAGATACACAGTCATTGGATTATTGCTTATGATCGGAACTGTCACGTGGCTTAAAGCCGAAGATGTTTTAACTGTGTACTGTAATGCCATTCATGATCAAGCTATCGTATGCTACTGTGTAAGGTTTTTCTATAATACCATAATTACAACACCTATCATAATCTTTTATGGCGATATCAGGCAAAACAGAGACTCAATCGTATACCTTGGacaccaagtttttgtacatttcttctatcaatttctctACCCTactctgtttacaaaagaaatcacttgtactcttTGTATTTTCACTCCCTCAATTTTAGTGTGCTCCCAGAATAAGGCGTGCTTTGACATTggataaattttctcttttccctttctGGAAGTCGAGAAGTGGCTCATGGCACACAAGATTGggtcatatttttatttgtaaattcatgcGTGCTTGGACTTATATTACGTGTGCAATGTGTGTCTATAAGAATGTTACTGTAGATAAAGAGAAAATTTGCcgtgtaaaaaaagaaaaaaactggtacatatacttgaatttatttgagaaaaaccATGGGAATCTAGGAGCCTGGATAGTGTAGTGACCTGCAAACCAAAGTTTCGATTCTCAGTCCAGGGGAATTTGTTCTTatataatgcaataatttatgcaaatttcTCTGCCATTCATGTGGCAGGCTTCGAATTATTACACACTGGTACATGTTGAAAGTGTTTTTGAATATGATGCTGAAATGGGATCATGATGCAGATGAGGAGTAGTACCAACGGGTAAGTACTAAATGCATGCCAATTTTTGGACTCTCCAAATGGATAAAAATTGATCAGAATGATCATTGCGGCAGATGCTTTGTAGAACTCCATCGTAGCAGAAAAGTAATGAAACTTATACTCAGTTCACAAGTTAAACtcaatatgttaaaattttatttgagtgaGCATGTTTGCGTGTTAGTCCTGATGATGCTGTAGTGCACCGAAATATGTCGAAAAGTTCTTTCACATTTTGTGCATTTGTACAGAACTTAACATTGTCAGTCAGGGCAATTCTGAAACGAAGATGCCAATGAAACAGCAGTGAGTGATCTAGTGGGGAAGGTAAAGAGTGTTAGAGCCTACTGTTCAGCTGGGAAAGCCATGTAAAACAAAGGGACTCGTACCTATATTCATGCTCTGCGGACTACATGAACTCTCATCAAATAATGCTTCattccaggggcggatccaggatttctttctggggggggggctcaagcaaggcagtatccaggatttttttctgggggggggggggcacaaggataccttgtaatacaaaatgaGCTCAATAGTtatgggaccgtataaaaaatcttgcataatatttaagggtctggggggggggcacgtgccccccccccagatccgcctatgctaCACTTAGTTGCAAGAGGATATCCCTGAAcgttaaaaataggaaatggaGGTATAACCATCATTGCAGATAGGGGCATAGTATCAATTCAGACTCCGAAGGAAGATGGAAGAGGAATGACAGTGATCCTATCTGAGACAGTGTACACACCTGAATTTGTGTGGGGGCTgaataagaaattaataataataataattttttattcaccgaactggcaatatacattgcatggtttcgtcacaaaaatcactatgatacaaattacatgaatacaataatacaaattacatagaatcatttaaataatcgctaatattataataggctttacctgctaaaaaattacgtaatttatctttgaatagggaagggggacagcttttcaattcagatggaagtttattaaaaatgatggatggagtGTTCGAACGCCACATTTTGAACGAGTGTGGTAGTCATGCCATTCTGATTCCTTGGAAAATGCTCAGgatgcattttaataaaagtggcacaattcaagataaaaatggaaggaagtgttaatatttttaggtccaaaaaGATCGGTTTACCAGGAGTCCTCTTAGGCACTTGAACCATAGCTTTCAAAGCTTGCTTCTatgtagagaaaataatttttttgcatggtgtGTAATTCCCCAGAACATAATACCATAAGATATATGAGCATGAACATTAGTATGGTAGATAAGTTTGAGCGTAGAAAGAGATAGAAATGGGGCCAGCCTTCTAAGCATAAAAATACCAGTGCTAACTCGATTCATGATGGCTTCAATGTGTGGTGTCCATTTAAGGTCGTCTGAAACCAGAAGacctaaaaatttaacacaattacTTTGGGTAATGGGCAAATTAACTGACAAGTGTTTAGATGTTGTGTTCTCCAGGGAAAAAGGAGTCATTTTagacaattttgaattgatcTTTAGCTCTAGGAAATGACAGAGGATATACTGTATCAACAGTTTGTGGAGTGAATGCGTTCGGGAGAGCTGTAACGATGCCAATAAGATAATAACTGGCGAGAAGAAAACGGTGGTTGAGTAGAAAGAAAATCAATTGGTGATACTAAGATGTGGCATAGGTGGTTTAGAAATTTGCATCGTGAAGCTTTGGTGAAACTATTATTCCTGAAAGACTTAAAGGAAAAGAAGGAATTAGGTAACAGTGCAGTTTGTAGGAAAGGCAATCACAGCTGAAGTTATGTTAATTCAATTTTCCCAGGAGCCTTTCAGGAAATGTTTGTGTCCACCAGAGTTAATTCACAGTGACTTAATGGGGAAAATTCTTTTGGAGGGTCTCAATTTGCAATGAAGttcattgatgatttttcaagatGCACATGTGACAGTGAAGTGTTTGAAAAATATGTGAGACACATATGTGGAATTCCTTAAATTTCAAGTATTCGTAGAAAAACAGCATAGAAGGAAGATACTCAAATTCCAATCTGACTTTAGAGGGGACTACACTTGCTAAGATTTTGAGAACTATACATGGAGCAAAAAGGCATATTTTATTGAAAGACTGTTCAAGAATGCCCTCAATAAAATGGAGTTGCTGAGAGGCAGTTGAACCAAAATGATGAGGTGTTTGTTTGATTATGGAATCAGGAATGCCCAAAAACTTCTGGGCTGAAGCTATGGTGACTGCAGTATTCTTCAGAAATTAATGTCCATGTGCTGCTATTCAGCATCCACAATTCCACTCTTGTTATGGACTAGCCGAGAAATTGTTCAAGATGAAGTGAATACAATCAAGGTCTTTGGGTGGAGGGCATGGGAAAAATCTTCAGAAGGAAACAAGTTAGACTCCAAAGCTTAAGTATGTATCATGATTGGATATGAGGAGAGTACCAAGAATGGCTACAGACAGATGGTTACAAGGATGGAGAAATGTAGTGTCATCATACAGAGAGGTGTTATGTTTCAGGAagtgtgtttttcattc
It includes:
- the LOC124154449 gene encoding leucine-rich repeat-containing protein 58; the encoded protein is MEGYSSDNSDSEYHAVALPKKVLDWSYLMLDSQTLAHNLEALCSDERRHFENVEAILLASNQLITIPVIISRFSHVKVINVSNNGMVRLPEALCECPLTSLIAKNNLLESDSIPKSLGNVISLMELNLSGNNLTAFPEQILELSNLRYLFLGGNRMTEIPQEIWKLHSLQVLYLGGNRLVEIPASVGELQHLHSLVLCDNMLESLPSSIANLHLLKSLLLHKNQLRTLPSEIIALKGLSELSLRDNPLVVRFVRDMTHNPPTMLELAARIIKIHSIPYTSEEVPQNIFEYLNGAHYCLNPKCKGVFFDNRIEHIKFVDFCGKYRIPLLHYLCSSKCMENVNADSAEECSLSNDMMKKVLLG